In Dermacentor variabilis isolate Ectoservices chromosome 11, ASM5094787v1, whole genome shotgun sequence, one genomic interval encodes:
- the LOC142564160 gene encoding uncharacterized protein LOC142564160 isoform X2 encodes MIINECLVQRAFLALGYSSANAYVRPTLREMQSRLHFRDRTIHEQRFRETLLCSASHHESCVSLTDYKETFNGWIGPVRHLEKTGILTRGPGKLFRCKSPAMRDFVGLKTAAGDDARLFRSSRECGAAARGPPRRDCSVFASRGQALTMEQLRGGENEDGDCGRSASARPEWFDAHKFGRAKEIFREHLFSFFFAHLVGLAMVVTKPSILEPLTSTGRSSTLSCLYRRYLSTLRHVKCWYEGDIWGRDDAAALSIARVRQMHRDASAQLRHRRCPVSGATYLSQLDMAVTQFAFVGLVVLYPRQLGLSLSEYELECVLHFWRCVGYKLGMADSYNLCSGSYRETFDVCLDMQEKLIKPGLVNASREASAMSKDIISAVRVLVIFLSYEGMMTYWARQVGLDFNAALSLYDWWSYCLIWLTFNLLLRYRTFRNMFNWLLRVAIRRGTKWGGYLQKQLEAQELHAKGMHLSYAYRYH; translated from the exons ATGATTATCAACGAATGTTTAGTTCAGCGCGCTTTCCTAGCTCTGGGATATTCAAGTGCGAATGCGTATGTTCGCCCTACCCTTCGCGAAATGCAATCAAGACTCCACTTCCGAGACCGAACAATACACGAGCAAAGGTTTCGAGAgacattgctgtgttctgcaagcCACCATGAGTCCTGTGTTTCTCTGACAG ATTACAAAGAAACATTCAACGGCTGGATCGGCCCAGTTCGTCACctcgagaaaactggaatcctgacTAGGGGGCCTGGAAAACTCTTCCGGTGCAAAAG CCCAGCCATGCGGGACTTCGTGGGCCTCAAGACGGCGGCGGGAGACGACGCTCGCCTCTTCCGGTCTTCGCGCGAGTGCGGTGCCGCAGCGAGGGGACCTCCGCGCCGCGACTGCTCGGTGTTCGCCTCGCGCGGTCAGGCGCTGACCATGGAGCAGCTCAGGGGCGGCGAGAACGAGGACGGCGACTGCGGGCGCTCGGCCAGCGCCCGGCCCGAGTGGTTCGACGCGCACAAGTTCGGCAGGGCCAAGGAGATCTTCAGGGAGCACTTGTTCAG TTTCTTCTTCGCGCACCTGGTGGGGCTCGCCATGGTGGTGACGAAGCCGTCCATCCTGGAGCCCCTGACCAGCACGGGCCGGTCGTCGACGCTGTCCTGCCTGTACCGGCGCTACCTGAGCACCTTGCGGCACGTCAAGTGCTGGTACGAGGGGGACATCTGGGGCCGCGACGACGCGGCAGCGCTCAGCATCGCCAGGGTGCGCCAGATGCACCGCGACGCCAGCGCCCAGCTGCGCCACCGGCGCTGCCCGGTCAGCGGCGCCACCTACCTCTCCCAGCTGGACATGGCGGTGACGCAGTTCGCCTTCGTCGGCCTCGTGGTGCTCTACCCGCGCCAGCTGGGGCTGTCCCTGAGCGAGTACGAGCTCGAGTGCGTCCTGCACTTCTGGAGGTGCGTCGGCTACAAGCTGGGCATGGCGGACTCGTACAACCTGTGCTCGGGAAGCTACCGCGAGACCTTCGACGTGTGCCTCGACATGCAGGAGAAGCTCATCAAGCCGGGCCTAGTCAATGCGTCCCGAGAGGCCTCGGCCATGAGCAAGGACATCATCAGCGCCGTCCGCGTGCTGGTCATCTTCCTTAGCTACGAAGGCATGATGACTTACTGGGCGAGGCAGGTCGGACTGGACTTCAACGCGGCGCTCAGCCTGTACGACTGGTGGAGTTACTGCCTCATCTGGCTCACCTTCAACCTGTTGCTGCGCTACAGGACGTTCAGGAACATGTTCAACTGGCTGCTCAGGGTGGCCATCCGGCGCGGAACAAAGTGGGGCGGGTACCTACAGAAGCAGCTCGAGGCGCAAGAACTGCACGCCAAGGGCATGCACCTGAGTTACGCGTACAGATACCACTGA
- the LOC142564160 gene encoding uncharacterized protein LOC142564160 isoform X3, with protein MRDFVGLKTAAGDDARLFRSSRECGAAARGPPRRDCSVFASRGQALTMEQLRGGENEDGDCGRSASARPEWFDAHKFGRAKEIFREHLFSFFFAHLVGLAMVVTKPSILEPLTSTGRSSTLSCLYRRYLSTLRHVKCWYEGDIWGRDDAAALSIARVRQMHRDASAQLRHRRCPVSGATYLSQLDMAVTQFAFVGLVVLYPRQLGLSLSEYELECVLHFWRCVGYKLGMADSYNLCSGSYRETFDVCLDMQEKLIKPGLVNASREASAMSKDIISAVRVLVIFLSYEGMMTYWARQVGLDFNAALSLYDWWSYCLIWLTFNLLLRYRTFRNMFNWLLRVAIRRGTKWGGYLQKQLEAQELHAKGMHLSYAYRYH; from the exons ATGCGGGACTTCGTGGGCCTCAAGACGGCGGCGGGAGACGACGCTCGCCTCTTCCGGTCTTCGCGCGAGTGCGGTGCCGCAGCGAGGGGACCTCCGCGCCGCGACTGCTCGGTGTTCGCCTCGCGCGGTCAGGCGCTGACCATGGAGCAGCTCAGGGGCGGCGAGAACGAGGACGGCGACTGCGGGCGCTCGGCCAGCGCCCGGCCCGAGTGGTTCGACGCGCACAAGTTCGGCAGGGCCAAGGAGATCTTCAGGGAGCACTTGTTCAG TTTCTTCTTCGCGCACCTGGTGGGGCTCGCCATGGTGGTGACGAAGCCGTCCATCCTGGAGCCCCTGACCAGCACGGGCCGGTCGTCGACGCTGTCCTGCCTGTACCGGCGCTACCTGAGCACCTTGCGGCACGTCAAGTGCTGGTACGAGGGGGACATCTGGGGCCGCGACGACGCGGCAGCGCTCAGCATCGCCAGGGTGCGCCAGATGCACCGCGACGCCAGCGCCCAGCTGCGCCACCGGCGCTGCCCGGTCAGCGGCGCCACCTACCTCTCCCAGCTGGACATGGCGGTGACGCAGTTCGCCTTCGTCGGCCTCGTGGTGCTCTACCCGCGCCAGCTGGGGCTGTCCCTGAGCGAGTACGAGCTCGAGTGCGTCCTGCACTTCTGGAGGTGCGTCGGCTACAAGCTGGGCATGGCGGACTCGTACAACCTGTGCTCGGGAAGCTACCGCGAGACCTTCGACGTGTGCCTCGACATGCAGGAGAAGCTCATCAAGCCGGGCCTAGTCAATGCGTCCCGAGAGGCCTCGGCCATGAGCAAGGACATCATCAGCGCCGTCCGCGTGCTGGTCATCTTCCTTAGCTACGAAGGCATGATGACTTACTGGGCGAGGCAGGTCGGACTGGACTTCAACGCGGCGCTCAGCCTGTACGACTGGTGGAGTTACTGCCTCATCTGGCTCACCTTCAACCTGTTGCTGCGCTACAGGACGTTCAGGAACATGTTCAACTGGCTGCTCAGGGTGGCCATCCGGCGCGGAACAAAGTGGGGCGGGTACCTACAGAAGCAGCTCGAGGCGCAAGAACTGCACGCCAAGGGCATGCACCTGAGTTACGCGTACAGATACCACTGA